A genome region from Anopheles stephensi strain Indian chromosome 2, UCI_ANSTEP_V1.0, whole genome shotgun sequence includes the following:
- the LOC118506944 gene encoding uncharacterized protein LOC118506944 has product MSLNFGEIVEPSTRAFWDDYDEEAVDEEATPSSLEWIWYSDQEEANGDAEMQRTLQDPFHFVIIEGQKVASFVGKVLLNGQCKPICQLSCGTVSVFHLPAEKLLLCVSEELDPNMFGRVTQRLSGWLDAAETVSTISLQPAVLYKGLTEHEQEKVCFIKTLTAGRNMPDDIGLLDAPNVITGVAAGVASYRKFNGKKDAAVYGCYLDSVMLDSVSSEPILRLLKALGVPCADRYELKFKTSSNLYL; this is encoded by the exons ATGAGTTTAAATTTTGGAGAAATAGTGGAACCATCGACCCGTGCCTTCTGGGACGATTATGATGAGGAAGCGGTCGACGAGGaagcaacaccttccag TTTGGAATGGATCTGGTACAGCGATCAGGAAGAAGCTAACGGAGATGCGGAGATGCAAAGAACGCTTCAAGACCCGTTCCATTTCGTTATTATCGAGGGCCAAAAGGTGGCCAGCTTCGTCGGAAAAGTGCTTCTAAATGGGCAGTGCAAACCGATTTGTCAGCTATCATGCGGCACCGTAAGCGTGTTCCACTTACCCGCCGAAAAGCTGCTACTTTGCGTATCGGAAGAACTGGACCCGAATATGTTCGGTCGGGTCACACAACGGTTGTCCGGCTGGTTGGATGCGGCGGAAACCGTTTCAACCATTTCACTTCAACCGGCCGTCCTGTACAAGGGACTTACCGAGCACGAGCAGGAAAAGGTTTGCTTCATCAAAACACTGACCGCAGGCAGAAACATGCCGGATGACATCGGTCTGCTTGACGCACCGAACGTAATCACGGGTGTTGCGGCAGGTGTCGCTAGCTATCGGAAGTTTAACGGAAAGAAGGACGCTGCCGTTTACGGTTGCTATTTGGACTCGGTTATGCTGGATTCGGTGTCTTCGGAACCGATACTGCGGTTGTTAAAGGCGCTCGGCGTACCGTGTGCCGATCGTTACGAGCTGAAATTTAAAACGAGCTCAAACCTTTACCTGTAA